A single window of Pseudoduganella plicata DNA harbors:
- a CDS encoding tryptophan halogenase family protein: MEQTKQQRPIRRVVIAGGGTAGWMVAAGLSKSLGKRLDIKLIESDEIGTVGVGEATIPTLMNFHHLMEIDEREFMAETMATFKLGISFENWRNANENYVHSFGTTGTDHWTAGFQHFWHKGRERGLAGDYGDYCLELKASLQNRFAHLPKAGMNYAYHMDAGRYAKFLRRFSERYGVQRIEGKIAEVRKDLIGGDIRALRLDSGAELEGDLFIDCTGFRALLIGETMGVGYEDWSHWLFNDSAVALQTTSVGEAVPLTRAIGREAGWQWRIPLQHRTGNGIVYSTRYTDDDTALRTLQDNVEGEALTAPRVIRFKPGQRHQTWKGNCIAIGLASGFLEPIESTSIHLIQRGIIRLMQMFPTDGISQADVDEYNKQAETEIHHIRDFIILHYNVTNRRDTQYWRDAASMKVPASLQHRIDLFRETGRVFRIPNELFAENSWIQVMLGQGIMPRQHHQTADLMGDEELAHFLGSIATSIDRTVAQLPQHEQYVRRYCAGTGW, from the coding sequence GTGGAACAGACAAAACAACAGCGCCCGATCCGGCGCGTCGTCATTGCCGGCGGCGGCACGGCGGGGTGGATGGTGGCCGCCGGCCTGTCCAAATCGCTGGGCAAGCGGCTCGACATCAAACTGATCGAGTCCGATGAAATCGGCACTGTCGGCGTCGGCGAGGCAACCATTCCAACGCTGATGAATTTCCACCACCTGATGGAAATCGACGAGCGCGAGTTCATGGCCGAGACAATGGCCACGTTTAAACTGGGCATCAGCTTCGAGAACTGGCGCAACGCCAACGAGAACTATGTCCACTCGTTCGGCACCACGGGTACCGATCACTGGACAGCCGGCTTCCAGCACTTCTGGCACAAGGGCCGCGAGCGCGGGCTGGCCGGCGACTATGGCGACTACTGCCTGGAGCTGAAGGCATCGTTGCAGAACCGCTTCGCGCACCTGCCCAAGGCGGGCATGAACTACGCGTATCACATGGATGCGGGCCGCTATGCGAAGTTCCTGCGCCGCTTTTCAGAGCGGTATGGCGTGCAGCGCATCGAGGGCAAGATCGCCGAAGTGCGCAAGGACCTGATCGGCGGCGACATCCGCGCGCTGCGGCTCGATTCCGGCGCCGAGCTGGAAGGAGACTTGTTCATCGACTGCACGGGCTTTCGCGCCCTGTTGATTGGCGAGACGATGGGTGTCGGGTACGAGGACTGGTCGCACTGGCTGTTCAACGACAGTGCCGTGGCGCTGCAGACGACGTCCGTGGGCGAGGCGGTACCGCTGACGCGCGCCATCGGTCGCGAGGCAGGCTGGCAATGGCGCATTCCGCTGCAGCACCGTACCGGCAACGGTATCGTCTATTCAACCCGCTACACGGACGACGACACGGCGCTGCGCACCTTGCAGGACAATGTCGAAGGCGAAGCGCTGACGGCACCGCGCGTGATCCGCTTCAAGCCGGGCCAGCGCCACCAGACATGGAAGGGCAACTGCATCGCCATCGGCCTGGCCAGCGGTTTCCTGGAGCCGATCGAGTCGACCAGTATCCACCTGATCCAGCGCGGCATCATCCGCCTGATGCAGATGTTCCCGACCGACGGCATCAGCCAGGCCGACGTGGACGAATACAACAAGCAGGCGGAAACGGAAATCCACCATATCCGCGACTTCATCATCCTGCACTACAACGTGACGAACCGGCGCGACACCCAATACTGGCGCGACGCGGCCAGCATGAAGGTGCCAGCCTCGCTGCAGCACCGCATCGACCTGTTCCGCGAGACGGGCCGCGTGTTCCGCATTCCCAATGAACTGTTTGCGGAAAACTCGTGGATCCAGGTGATGCTGGGTCAGGGCATCATGCCGCGTCAGCACCACCAGACGGCAGACCTGATGGGCGACGAGGAGCTGGCCCACTTCCTCGGCTCGATCGCCACGTCGATCGACCGCACCGTGGCACAGCTGCCGCAGCATGAGCAGTACGTGCGGCGCTACTGCGCGGGCACCGGGTGGTGA
- a CDS encoding SapC family protein, giving the protein MPNPVLLNNVQHKDLRVLTQRSAALGDDVMFALTFPAEFRTLQAHYPIVFRKTDDATSFEPVALFGFQPGENLFLNDTGWDAPEVPLLIERQPFLIGRQGEELMVHIDVEHPRVGTHDGEPLFLEYGGVTPYLERINSVLLTIHQGLQTLPGFVKALLEHELLESFVFDIELDDGSQNRLAGFYTIHEERLAALDGTALGRLHRSGFLQPVYMAVASLSQFRALIARKNAARR; this is encoded by the coding sequence ATGCCCAATCCCGTACTGCTCAATAACGTCCAGCACAAGGACCTGCGCGTGCTCACGCAGCGCTCCGCCGCCCTGGGGGACGACGTGATGTTCGCCCTCACCTTCCCTGCCGAATTCCGCACGCTGCAGGCGCACTACCCGATCGTGTTTCGCAAGACGGACGACGCGACGTCGTTCGAGCCGGTGGCGCTGTTCGGCTTCCAGCCCGGCGAAAACCTGTTCTTGAACGATACCGGCTGGGACGCGCCGGAGGTGCCGCTGCTGATCGAACGCCAGCCGTTCCTGATCGGGCGCCAGGGTGAGGAACTGATGGTGCATATCGACGTCGAACATCCGCGCGTGGGCACGCACGACGGCGAGCCGCTGTTCCTGGAATATGGCGGCGTCACGCCGTACCTGGAGCGCATCAATTCCGTGCTGCTGACGATCCACCAGGGCCTGCAGACCCTGCCCGGGTTTGTCAAAGCGCTGCTGGAGCACGAGCTGCTGGAGTCGTTCGTCTTCGACATCGAGCTCGATGACGGTTCGCAGAACCGGCTGGCCGGCTTTTATACGATCCATGAGGAACGCCTGGCGGCGCTGGACGGCACCGCGCTGGGGCGGCTGCACAGGTCGGGCTTCCTGCAGCCGGTCTACATGGCCGTCGCGTCGCTGTCGCAGTTCCGCGCGCTGATCGCCCGCAAGAATGCTGCCCGTCGCTGA
- a CDS encoding cupin-like domain-containing protein, whose translation MLPVAELHGVHPDELTPRILASTQPLIVRGLVARWPMVRAGLASQQTASAYLRRFYQGMNVVAMLGRPDIDGRFFYNDDLSGFNFFPANVRLDGVLAELEDHRNDEQPPAIYVGSTAIDTCLPGFRTENDVNLHGRDALASIWIGNRTRIAAHYDLPDNLACVAVGRRRFTLFPPEQLENLYIGPLDFTPAGQAISLVDFKHPDFDRFPKFAEAQRHAQVAELGAGDALFIPGMWWHHVEALDRFNVLVNYWWRQSPGYMDTPTTALMHAIMTVRDLPPAQRAAWAELFRHYVFEADDATVAHIPPAARRVLGPLDADATRALRAQLLKRLNR comes from the coding sequence ATGCTGCCCGTCGCTGAACTGCATGGCGTCCATCCGGACGAGCTGACGCCGCGCATCCTGGCGTCGACGCAGCCGCTGATCGTGCGCGGCCTCGTGGCCCGCTGGCCGATGGTGCGGGCGGGACTGGCGTCGCAGCAGACGGCCAGCGCCTACCTGCGCCGCTTCTACCAGGGCATGAACGTCGTCGCAATGCTGGGCCGGCCCGATATCGACGGCCGCTTCTTCTATAACGACGACCTGTCAGGCTTCAATTTCTTTCCGGCGAACGTGCGCCTGGACGGCGTGCTGGCGGAACTGGAGGACCACCGCAACGACGAGCAGCCGCCGGCGATTTATGTCGGCTCCACCGCCATCGATACGTGCCTGCCGGGCTTTCGCACCGAGAACGACGTCAACCTGCACGGCCGCGATGCACTGGCCAGCATCTGGATCGGCAACCGCACCCGCATCGCCGCCCATTACGATTTGCCGGACAACCTGGCCTGCGTGGCCGTCGGCCGCCGCCGTTTTACCCTGTTTCCGCCCGAGCAGCTGGAGAACCTGTATATCGGGCCGCTCGACTTCACGCCGGCGGGCCAGGCCATCAGCCTGGTGGATTTCAAGCATCCCGACTTCGACCGCTTCCCGAAATTCGCCGAGGCGCAGCGGCACGCACAGGTGGCCGAACTGGGGGCGGGCGACGCGCTGTTCATCCCCGGCATGTGGTGGCACCACGTGGAAGCGCTGGACCGCTTCAATGTGCTGGTCAACTACTGGTGGCGCCAGTCGCCCGGCTACATGGACACGCCGACCACCGCGCTGATGCACGCCATCATGACGGTGCGCGACCTGCCGCCGGCGCAGCGCGCCGCGTGGGCGGAGCTGTTCCGTCACTACGTGTTCGAGGCCGATGACGCCACGGTGGCCCACATCCCGCCGGCCGCGCGGCGCGTGCTCGGCCCGCTGGATGCGGATGCCACGCGTGCGCTGCGCGCGCAGTTACTCAAGCGGCTGAACCGCTGA